A single region of the Desulfobaccales bacterium genome encodes:
- a CDS encoding phage protease: protein MAPNEGSKNQSAVLPEWIRVLPLGKVELADHREPFMVDEASLDSMVAAFRTRGIDLVIDYEHQSLNGERAPAAGWIKDLEARSDGLWARVDWTQQAREYLAQREYRYFSPVLRLDQETRRPTALMHVGLTNVPAINHLPPLVARWGGEAKPAALEFKTPMMEMDPVKEKPMMVEKLKRLMGLTSEVEESTVCDKALEAFRDLGAILNLPDDATVAQLKGAVEAHKAAVVRLHKAEEEVQSLKARLVEETTERSVEEALKTGKVSPAQRGWALEYCRRDPEGFKTYAQRAPKLVPTGEELQLKKDPFDGEYSLVPEELAICRSLNVSAEAFLRAKEQGSGIRD from the coding sequence CGGGAGCCCTTTATGGTGGACGAAGCGTCCCTGGACTCCATGGTGGCGGCATTCCGGACCCGGGGGATCGATCTGGTGATCGATTACGAACACCAATCCCTGAACGGAGAGCGGGCCCCGGCGGCCGGCTGGATCAAGGACCTGGAGGCCAGGAGCGACGGGCTCTGGGCCCGGGTGGATTGGACCCAGCAGGCCCGGGAATACCTGGCGCAGCGGGAGTATCGTTACTTTTCGCCCGTGCTGCGACTGGACCAGGAAACCCGTAGGCCCACGGCTTTGATGCACGTGGGTTTGACCAACGTGCCGGCCATCAATCATCTGCCGCCTCTGGTGGCCCGGTGGGGGGGTGAGGCCAAGCCCGCGGCCCTGGAGTTTAAAACCCCGATGATGGAGATGGACCCGGTAAAGGAGAAGCCGATGATGGTGGAAAAACTCAAACGCCTCATGGGGCTTACGTCCGAGGTGGAAGAAAGCACGGTCTGTGACAAGGCGCTGGAGGCCTTTCGGGACTTGGGTGCGATCTTGAATCTTCCGGATGATGCCACCGTGGCTCAACTCAAGGGAGCGGTGGAAGCTCACAAAGCCGCGGTGGTGCGCTTGCACAAGGCCGAAGAGGAAGTGCAGAGCCTCAAGGCCCGTCTGGTGGAAGAAACCACGGAGCGATCCGTGGAAGAAGCCCTGAAGACCGGTAAGGTCAGTCCGGCGCAACGCGGTTGGGCCCTGGAATATTGCCGCCGGGACCCCGAAGGTTTCAAAACTTATGCGCAGCGGGCACCGAAACTGGTACCCACCGGCGAGGAATTGCAGCTTAAGAAAGACCCCTTTGACGGGGAGTATAGCCTGGTCCCGGAGGAACTGGCCATTTGCCGCTCCTTGAACGTCTCGGCAGAAGCGTTTCTCAGGGCCAAAGAGCAGGGGTCAGGGATTAGGGA